One part of the Leucobacter triazinivorans genome encodes these proteins:
- a CDS encoding DNA repair helicase XPB, translating to MTLGPLIVQSDHTVLMEVAHPDAEDARHELAVFAELERAPEHIHTYRITRLGLWNARAAGHTAEEILATLNRHAKFPVPTGVASEIEDTMRRYGRLTIERLDAPPGERAEPPETEDPTISAPIRPDRTAAPSGQLILRCDDPAILREVASAKKIAPLLGNRLDDRTYPVEAWARGELKQQLVARGWPAEDLAGYTPGEPYDIDLVQQGWQLRDYQAKAVEAFEHGGSGVVVLPCGAGKTIVGAASMAAVGAKALILVTNAVSARQWRDELLRRTSLTEDEIGEYSGQVKEVKPITIATYQILTSRRKGEYAHLSLLDAQDWGVIVYDEVHLLPAPVFKLTAELQARRRLGLTATLVREDGREGDVFSLIGPKRYDAAWKDIEAQGFIAPAACFEVRIDLSESERMEYAVAEDQDRYRIASSTLAKQPVARRIIDQHAGESVLVIGQYIDQLESMAEALDAPLITGQTPVDERERLFETFRSGEERILVVSKVANFSVDLPDASVAIQISGSFGSRQEEAQRLGRLLRPKSGARAAERRSLEAAGGGAPDVTDVTDAHDDADAADAAPLTASFYTLIARDTVDQDFAQNRQRFLAEQGYSYTILDAHQL from the coding sequence ATGACACTCGGCCCCCTCATCGTGCAGAGCGACCACACTGTACTCATGGAGGTCGCGCACCCGGACGCGGAGGATGCGCGCCACGAGCTCGCGGTATTCGCCGAGCTGGAGCGCGCGCCCGAGCACATCCACACCTACCGCATCACGCGGCTCGGCCTCTGGAACGCGCGCGCCGCCGGGCACACCGCCGAAGAGATCCTCGCCACACTGAACCGTCACGCGAAGTTCCCGGTGCCCACGGGGGTGGCGAGTGAGATCGAAGACACGATGCGGCGCTACGGCCGCCTCACGATCGAGCGACTCGACGCCCCTCCGGGTGAGCGAGCGGAGCCGCCCGAAACCGAGGATCCCACGATCTCGGCTCCGATCCGCCCCGATCGCACCGCGGCCCCCAGCGGCCAGCTCATCCTGCGCTGCGATGATCCCGCGATTCTGCGCGAGGTGGCGAGCGCGAAGAAGATCGCACCCCTGCTCGGCAATCGGCTCGACGACCGCACCTATCCGGTCGAGGCGTGGGCGCGGGGCGAGCTGAAACAGCAGCTCGTGGCGCGCGGCTGGCCGGCCGAGGATCTCGCCGGCTACACCCCGGGCGAGCCGTACGACATCGATCTCGTGCAGCAGGGCTGGCAGCTGCGCGACTACCAGGCCAAGGCGGTCGAGGCGTTCGAGCACGGCGGATCCGGTGTCGTGGTGCTGCCCTGCGGTGCGGGCAAGACGATCGTGGGCGCGGCGTCGATGGCGGCTGTCGGCGCGAAGGCGTTGATCCTCGTCACCAACGCGGTCTCGGCCCGCCAGTGGCGCGACGAGCTGCTGCGCCGCACCAGCCTCACCGAGGACGAGATCGGCGAATACTCCGGGCAGGTCAAAGAGGTGAAGCCGATCACCATCGCGACGTACCAGATCCTCACGAGCCGCAGAAAGGGCGAGTACGCGCACCTCTCGCTGCTCGACGCGCAGGACTGGGGTGTGATCGTCTACGACGAGGTGCATCTGCTGCCCGCCCCCGTGTTCAAGCTCACCGCCGAGCTGCAGGCCCGCCGGCGTCTCGGTCTCACCGCGACCCTCGTGCGCGAGGACGGCCGCGAGGGAGACGTGTTCAGCCTCATCGGTCCGAAACGCTACGACGCCGCGTGGAAGGACATCGAGGCGCAGGGGTTCATCGCCCCCGCTGCCTGCTTCGAGGTGCGGATCGATCTGAGCGAGTCGGAGCGCATGGAGTACGCGGTGGCCGAGGATCAGGACCGCTACCGCATCGCATCCTCGACGCTCGCGAAGCAGCCCGTCGCCCGGCGCATCATCGATCAGCACGCGGGTGAGAGCGTGCTGGTGATCGGCCAGTACATCGACCAGCTCGAGTCGATGGCGGAGGCGCTGGACGCGCCGCTCATCACGGGTCAGACCCCGGTCGATGAGCGCGAGCGCCTATTCGAGACGTTCCGCTCGGGCGAGGAGCGGATCCTCGTCGTCTCGAAGGTCGCCAACTTCTCCGTGGATCTCCCGGATGCGTCGGTGGCGATTCAGATCTCGGGATCCTTCGGCTCGCGTCAGGAGGAGGCGCAGCGCCTCGGCCGGCTGCTCCGGCCGAAGTCCGGTGCGCGGGCAGCGGAGCGGCGGAGCCTCGAGGCGGCCGGCGGCGGCGCGCCCGACGTGACCGACGTGACCGACGCCCACGACGACGCCGACGCGGCCGACGCCGCTCCCCTGACGGCGTCCTTCTACACGCTCATCGCGCGCGACACTGTGGATCAGGACTTCGCGCAGAATCGCCAGCGCTTCTTGGCCGAGCAGGGGTACAGCTACACGATCCTCGATGCCCACCAGCTGTAG
- a CDS encoding helicase-associated domain-containing protein, whose amino-acid sequence MSGTLALASAIAEMDRDALESLVRRRRPQAPAGVLDPIGLAAELLRPDSILRALSPLDRDALAVLLGLAEEPRAGLARDTDTRTAERVSALLALGLLGVEDARPVALPEVTNALRHALMTAGHRPDDLSTPPPSRSGDNASAPPAAPPSADSWVTAALTAVGQTAECLRVLRDRPARLNRSGSVAVASVRGMAESIGIEADHAAQALAAADRAGLVASGGSSLVVSERAEEWTESDHIARWLDLAATTLATIPAPLRAGLVREEPLAAIAAGLPERFPLLSEAESTAARRFVVAAEYLGLSSHGRLSSVAELLHSGERAAAERLVRDLLPPAAPGVYVQPDLSVIVPGPLAPADEIDLAALTVPEHIGVASTRRVTEASIAEAFSRGITPHQARAAFARVSLTGIPQPLDYLIGSLAERVGNIQVSEHHGDDGRTRIVVGSSELADTLTVDRALQHLQLHRVDPTTLCSRLRADHVLAALADARYHASSPRARASAKAATESTAPPRAQDAHDDLPEALSDLVERVFLAARSEPGTSNFTRRLELAIRDRVPVRVTAEARGQQHTFLLLPVSLSGGRLRATDQAAGVERTLPVNLITAVESA is encoded by the coding sequence ATGAGCGGCACTCTCGCGCTCGCCTCCGCCATCGCGGAGATGGACCGCGACGCGCTCGAGTCGCTCGTTCGACGCCGCCGACCGCAGGCGCCCGCGGGTGTGCTCGACCCCATCGGACTCGCCGCGGAGCTGCTGCGCCCCGACTCGATCCTGCGCGCCCTCTCCCCCCTCGATCGCGATGCGCTCGCGGTGCTGCTCGGACTGGCCGAGGAACCGCGCGCCGGCCTCGCCCGCGACACGGATACACGCACCGCGGAGCGGGTCTCCGCGCTGCTGGCGCTGGGGCTCCTGGGCGTCGAGGATGCGCGTCCGGTGGCGCTCCCGGAGGTCACCAACGCGCTGCGGCACGCCCTCATGACGGCCGGACACCGCCCCGACGACCTCAGCACGCCGCCGCCGAGCCGTTCCGGCGACAACGCGTCCGCCCCTCCCGCTGCGCCTCCGAGCGCCGACAGCTGGGTGACCGCCGCGCTCACGGCGGTCGGCCAGACCGCCGAGTGCCTGCGTGTGCTGCGGGATCGCCCGGCCCGTCTCAACCGAAGCGGCTCCGTCGCCGTGGCCAGTGTTCGGGGAATGGCAGAGTCGATCGGCATCGAAGCGGATCACGCCGCGCAGGCCCTGGCCGCAGCGGACCGCGCGGGCCTCGTGGCCTCGGGCGGGTCGTCGCTCGTGGTCTCAGAGCGCGCGGAGGAGTGGACGGAGAGCGATCATATCGCGCGATGGCTCGACCTCGCGGCGACGACGCTGGCGACGATCCCGGCCCCGCTGCGCGCCGGGCTGGTGCGCGAGGAACCGCTCGCGGCGATCGCCGCCGGTCTCCCGGAGCGCTTTCCGCTGCTGTCGGAGGCCGAGTCGACCGCTGCGCGGCGATTCGTCGTTGCGGCCGAATACCTCGGCCTCAGTTCGCACGGACGGCTCAGCTCGGTCGCAGAGCTGCTGCACTCGGGCGAGCGGGCCGCCGCCGAGCGACTCGTGCGCGATCTGCTGCCGCCCGCGGCCCCCGGCGTCTACGTGCAGCCCGACCTGAGCGTGATCGTTCCCGGGCCGCTCGCACCGGCGGACGAGATCGATCTGGCAGCGCTCACGGTGCCCGAGCACATCGGCGTCGCCTCCACACGGCGCGTCACGGAGGCCTCCATCGCCGAGGCGTTCTCGCGCGGCATCACGCCGCACCAGGCGCGCGCCGCATTCGCGCGCGTCTCGCTCACCGGCATCCCCCAGCCCCTCGACTACCTGATCGGGTCGCTCGCCGAGCGGGTGGGGAACATCCAGGTGAGCGAGCATCACGGGGATGACGGACGCACCCGCATCGTCGTCGGCAGCAGCGAGCTCGCCGACACGCTGACGGTGGATCGGGCGCTGCAGCATCTGCAGCTGCACCGGGTGGACCCGACCACGCTGTGCTCCCGGCTGCGCGCCGACCATGTGCTGGCCGCGCTCGCCGATGCCAGATACCACGCGTCGAGTCCCCGTGCGCGCGCGAGTGCGAAGGCCGCCACCGAGAGCACGGCGCCGCCCCGTGCGCAGGACGCGCACGACGACCTGCCCGAGGCGCTCTCCGACCTGGTCGAGCGCGTCTTCCTCGCGGCACGATCCGAACCCGGGACGAGCAACTTCACGCGGAGGCTCGAGCTCGCGATCCGGGATCGCGTGCCCGTGCGCGTGACCGCGGAGGCTCGCGGCCAGCAGCACACCTTTCTGCTGCTCCCCGTCTCGCTCAGCGGCGGCCGCCTGCGGGCGACCGACCAGGCAGCCGGGGTGGAGCGCACTCTCCCGGTCAACCTGATCACCGCGGTCGAATCCGCCTGA
- a CDS encoding cold-shock protein: protein MPNGKVRFYDEAKGFGFIQGDDGAQVYLHASVLPDGADVQPGTRLEYSVADGRKGPQALSVRFIDTPRLAKRNRKSADEMAVIIEDLVKLLDGVGSHLKHGQYPERSQSRKIATMLRRVADDFDV, encoded by the coding sequence ATGCCGAACGGCAAGGTCAGGTTCTACGACGAGGCGAAGGGCTTCGGGTTCATTCAGGGGGATGACGGGGCGCAGGTGTACCTGCACGCCTCGGTGCTCCCCGACGGCGCCGACGTGCAGCCCGGCACGCGTCTGGAGTACAGCGTGGCCGATGGCCGCAAGGGGCCGCAGGCCCTCTCCGTGCGGTTCATCGACACGCCGCGCCTGGCGAAGCGCAATCGCAAGTCGGCCGACGAGATGGCGGTGATCATCGAGGATCTGGTGAAGCTGCTCGACGGCGTGGGCAGCCACCTGAAGCACGGCCAGTATCCCGAGCGCTCGCAGTCGCGCAAGATCGCGACCATGCTGCGCCGAGTCGCGGATGACTTCGATGTCTGA